A genomic stretch from Pristis pectinata isolate sPriPec2 chromosome 44, sPriPec2.1.pri, whole genome shotgun sequence includes:
- the LOC127566669 gene encoding uncharacterized protein LOC127566669 isoform X1: MAEPTHTMGQEFQVQRDITKMRKCEKGLILNSVLFMLLMGTFPEIYVASPLTKFKPEHAKYKEDPKETAELAVFRNRELGSPVSSTLPNPKMIERYEEQTERPAVGAVIDGEIFAWSQRRKDTGPAKLTPPQEVQGPRHQSRKRAAGAVEDLEIYGGSKRRKGTRPDSFTLPREAESHNREMTHNQLNAFDVNAEAWGRGDSMDAARKYTLDAHYTDAKTDMGRMKNTNEDRPSILQEQESDKFEEIQNKIEIKGQKRSGRKSHYQTSKKRRNVEVNVEQGEEGAPNIMVRTDAESGIDRTKLMKEDQSATSHEAKQNTLEGSQGTFRTHVATHELAEDHAAEMKLGQNSGKETVDTREVNGEQGENGVSNIMKSTVGRSDVSRRKMMNEDPRLTSEEMRLDTLEGSQRYGYAMAKSAKMTVDHDAEANHNRQRRKKYLRLLREKRKAKDGNSGRDNGTESDTVHSTPAGTEVRTPKLMDNTEGECRKIYLPVAIIMSFLGGVLAAFVVICCCLKRRYCQQGYERPASEGTRHKLYERRRHISEDISRNMTPILEGCTDLKLYRITEVHRVRLESLTEDVVENISETLLKGNVITELNHEEIRKLTRSDRRQDASKLLLKSVLDRNFWECRMFCRELAKMQEKQQSLISVLEQSVEEETVLQHRYTLRIQSKKLRDACTQGNKMPKSRLIDDIYTDPKITRPQPEHDSRTGESKKHVREFKTHELLRIINTDSEKNTIAVVCGAAGTGKSTMIQKIIHDWATKNKQENFKFVFHFKVHNLNAKKCGITLNTLILDQYPYLEDFLEKLWKEPKSILFIFDDLDQLDRPVIFSENEKNIDPRHHCLGPESYCFVSDIVQSLIQGDLLKGCSVLFTIQPFKLDPLCQLTLDSTFQIGVFNSEKAKEYFRRYFRGNLYANDILEFIEQSDILWKMCDNPLFCLVLASSLESRQSEADAQTPIPTISHTWLLSDYVMLLLERCGYDQKTSLKSLLELGELAYERMAGKTLPSEVDTLGTLNSCSPRLITAVMIQAPDKESDGDIYEFRNSVMQNFLAALSKRLNTPGIGLKGLLDEALMVTDGRLNTFSRFLLGLVSRKLTARLELEFGSFPSDATSVITQWLTEDVKRRLPNLEGKYYQSMFLNILHYLLEFGDTRVTRDVLEPIRTIKFNQCLLKPSDCVVLSRTLIHSEVIEELDLSSCLIQQKRLQQLDPLLRRCQILRLNENDLQDSGVRSLFNILNINACKIQTLELRSNHLTDDCLDGLFSALSTNCSLTQLYLSNSIQDEQHANRFTDEVLQKLVDRSAPQKQIRWLHNQDIGQDIAASSTASNVLTVITD, encoded by the exons ATATCACAAAAATGAGAAAGTGCGAGAAGGGCTTGATCCTTAATTCCGTCTTGTTCATGCTTCTGATGGGAACGTTTCCTGAAATATATGTGGCATCTCCGCTCACGAAATTTAAGCCTGAGCATGCAAAGTACAAAGAGGACCCCAAGGAGACGGCAGAACTTGCGGTGTTCCGCAACCGTGAATTGGGAA GTCCGGTCTCGAGCACACTCCCGAATCCTAAAATGATTGAACGTTATGAGGAACAAACAGAAAGGCCTGcagttggcgctgtaatagatgGCGAAATTTTCGCATGGAGTCAAAGAAGGAAAG ATACGGGCCCGGCCAAATTAACTCCTCCTCAAGAGGTTCAAGGTCCTCGGCACCAGAGTAGAAAGCGTGCAGCAGGTGCGGTAGAAGATCTAGAAATTTATGGAGGGAGCAAAAGGAGAAAAG GAACGAGGCCGGACAGTTTCACCCTTCCTCGAGAGGCTGAAAGTCATAACAGAGAAATGACACACAACCAACTGAACGCGTTTGATGTCAACGCCGAGGCATGGGGAAGGGGTGATTCAATGGACGCAGCACGCAAATATACCCTTGATGCTCACTACACTGATGCCAAAACTGACATGGGCAGAATGAAGAACACGAATGAAGATCGACCATCAATTCTGCAAGAACAAGAATCAGACAAATTCgaagaaattcaaaataaaattg AAATTAAAGGACAGAAGAGAAGCGGGAGAAAAAGTCACTACCAGACGTCAAAAAAGCGGAGGAATGTAGAAGTTAATGTGGAGCAAGGAGAAGAGGGTGCGCCTAATATTATGGTCCGTACTGACGCCGAAAGTGGCATAGACAGAACGAAGCTTATGAAGGAAGATCAGTCAGCGACCTCACATGAAGCGAAGCAGAACACATTGGAAGGAAGCCAAG GAACTTTCCGAACCCATGTTGCAACACATGAACTGGCTGAAGATCACGCCGCAGAAATGAAACTTGGCCAGAACAGCGGGAAAGAAACGGTTGATACAAGAGAAGTTAACGGCGAACAAGGAGAGAACGGTGTCTCTAATATCATGAAGAGCACTGTTGGCAGAAGTGACGTCAGTAGAAGGAAGATGATGAATGAAGATCCCCGGTTGACCTCAGAAGAAATGCGGCTGGACACATTGGAAGGAAGCCAAA GGTATGGCTACGCCATGGCTAAATCTGCTAAAATGACCGTAGATCATGACGCAGAAGCGAACCACAACCGACAGAGAAGGAAGAAATATCTCAGGCTGCTACGggaaaagagaaaagcaaaagaTGGGAATTCCGGCCGAGATAACGGGACGGAATCTGATACTGTTCACAGCACTCCTGCCGGAACTGAGGTCCGAACACCTAAATTAATGG ATAACACAGAGGGAGAGTGCCGCAAAATCTATCTCCCTGTCGCCATCATAATGTCATTTCTAGGAGGAGTACTTGCCGCATTTGTAGTGATTTGTTGCTGTTTGAAACGGAGATATTGTCAGCAAGGCTACGAACGCCCTGCATCCGAAGGTACGCGACACAAACTTTATGAAAGACGACGACATATTTCAG AAGATATATCTCGTAATATGACACCAATACTGGAGGGATGCACCGATCTCAAGCTGTACAGAATTACAGAAGTCCACCGAGTGAGACTAGAATCGCTAACTGAAGACGTCGTGGAGAATATTAGTGAGACGCTCTTAAAGGGAAATGTGATAACGGAATTAAACCATGAG GAAATCAGAAAGTTGACGAGAAGTGACCGAAGACAAGATGCTTCGAAACTGCTTTTGAAATCGGTGCTCGACAGAAACTTTTGGGAATGCAGGATGTTCTGTAGggaacttgccaaaatgcaagaAAAACAACAAAGCCTTATAAGTGTTCTGGAGCAGTCCGTCGAGGAAG AAACGGTTCTGCAACACAGATACACTCTCCGAATTCAAAGTAAGAAACTGAGAGATGCATGCACACAAGGAAACAAAATGCCCAAGTCACGTTTAATTGATGACATCTACACTGACCCAAAGATTACTCGGCCACAACCTGAACACGATAGTCGAACAGGAGAAAGTAAGAAGCACGTTCGAGAATTTAAAACCCATGAACTATTGAGAATTATCAACACTGACTCTGAGAAGAACACCATCGCCGTCGTCTGTGGGGCTGCAGGGACTGGCAAAAGCACCATGATACAGAAGATAATCCATGACTGGGCCACGAAAAACAAACAAGAAAACTTCAAGTTTGTCTTTCATTTTAAAGTTCACAacttaaatgcaaaaaaatgtgGAATAACTTTAAACACCTTGATCCTTGACCAATATCCTTACCTGGAAGATTTTCTTGAAAAACTGTGGAAAGAACCCAAAAGCATATTGTTTATATTTGATGATTTGGACCAACTAGATCGGCCCGTTATTTtctcagaaaatgagaaaaacatAGATCCACGACATCATTGTCTCGGACCCGAGTCTTATTGCTTCGTGTCAGACATCGTGCAAAGTCTCATACAGGGAGACTTGTTGAAAGGGTGTTCAGTGCTTTTCACAATCCAGCCTTTCAAACTGGATCCTCTGTGTCAGTTAACCTTAGATTCAACTTTCCAAATCGGGGTATTCAACTCTGAGAAAGCAAAAGAATATTTTCGCCGTTATTTCCGGGGTAATCTATACGCGAACGATATTCTGGAATTCATTGAGCAGAGTGACATCTTGTGGAAGATGTGCGATAACCCTCTGTTTTGTTTGGTCCTCGCCTCGTCGCTGGAGTCTCGCCAATCAGAAGCTGACGCTCAGACACCAATCCCCACCATAAGCCACACTTGGTTGCTCTCTGACTACGTCATGCTCCTTCTCGAGAGATGCGGATATGATCAGAAAACCTCTCTAAAGAGTTTGCTTGAACTGGGAGAACTGGCCTACGAACGAATGGCTGGTAAAACACTTCCGTCTGAAGTCGACACATTAGGGACACTGAATTCTTGTTCTCCCAGATTGATCACTGCGGTTATGATCCAGGCTCCAGACAAGGAGAGTGATGGCGATATTTACGAATTCAGGAACTCTGTTATGCAGAACTTCCTTGCTGCACTATCGAAAAGACTAAATACTCCAGGAATTGGACTGAAAGGGTTACTCGACGAAGCACTCATGGTCACTGACGGCAGACTCAATACATTTTCACGTTTTCTTCTTGGGCTGGTTTCGCGGAAGCTAACTGCTCGCCTTGAGTTGGAATTTGGTTCATTTCCTTCTGATGCCACTTCTGTTATCACACAGTGGCTCACGGAAGATGTCAAACGGCGCTTACCGAACCTGGAAGGGAAGTATTACCAAAGCATGTTTTTAAATATACTGCACTACTTACTTGAATTTGGAGACACTCGAGTAACCAGGGACGTGCTGGAGCCGATTAGAACAATTAAATTCAATCAATGCCTCCTCAAACCTTCCGACTGTGTGGTTTTATCGAGAACTTTGATCCACTCTGAGGTGATTGAAGAGCTGGATCTCAGTTCATGCCTAATACAACAGAAGAGACTCCAACAACTGGACCCATTGCTGCGCAGATGTCAAATTCTCAG acTCAATGAGAATGACCTGCAAGATTCAGGCGTGAGAAGTCTCTTTAATATTCTGAACATAAATGCCTGCAAAATACAAACTCTGGA GCTGAGATCCAATCATCTCACAGATGATTGTCTGGACGGGCTGTTCTCCGCACTCAGCACAAATTGTTCATTGACGCAGCTGTACCTGAGCAATTCCATTCAGGATGAGCAACACGCTAATCGGTTCACCGATGAAGTACTGCAGAAACTTGTAGATAGAAGCGCACCTCAGAAACAAATCAG ATGGTTACACAATCAAGATATTGGACAGGACATCGCAGCGTCTTCCACTGCATCGAATGTTTTAACTGTAATAACAGATTAA
- the LOC127566669 gene encoding uncharacterized protein LOC127566669 isoform X2, with translation MAEPTHTMGQEFQVQRDITKMRKCEKGLILNSVLFMLLMGTFPEIYVASPLTKFKPEHAKYKEDPKETAELAVFRNRELGSPVSSTLPNPKMIERYEEQTERPAVGAVIDGEIFAWSQRRKDTGPAKLTPPQEVQGPRHQSRKRAAGAVEDLEIYGGSKRRKGTRPDSFTLPREAESHNREMTHNQLNAFDVNAEAWGRGDSMDAARKYTLDAHYTDAKTDMGRMKNTNEDRPSILQEQESDKFEEIQNKIEIKGQKRSGRKSHYQTSKKRRNVEVNVEQGEEGAPNIMVRTDAESGIDRTKLMKEDQSATSHEAKQNTLEGSQGTFRTHVATHELAEDHAAEMKLGQNSGKETVDTREVNGEQGENGVSNIMKSTVGRSDVSRRKMMNEDPRLTSEEMRLDTLEGSQRYGYAMAKSAKMTVDHDAEANHNRQRRKKYLRLLREKRKAKDGNSGRDNGTESDTVHSTPAGTEVRTPKLMDNTEGECRKIYLPVAIIMSFLGGVLAAFVVICCCLKRRYCQQGYERPASEEDISRNMTPILEGCTDLKLYRITEVHRVRLESLTEDVVENISETLLKGNVITELNHEEIRKLTRSDRRQDASKLLLKSVLDRNFWECRMFCRELAKMQEKQQSLISVLEQSVEEETVLQHRYTLRIQSKKLRDACTQGNKMPKSRLIDDIYTDPKITRPQPEHDSRTGESKKHVREFKTHELLRIINTDSEKNTIAVVCGAAGTGKSTMIQKIIHDWATKNKQENFKFVFHFKVHNLNAKKCGITLNTLILDQYPYLEDFLEKLWKEPKSILFIFDDLDQLDRPVIFSENEKNIDPRHHCLGPESYCFVSDIVQSLIQGDLLKGCSVLFTIQPFKLDPLCQLTLDSTFQIGVFNSEKAKEYFRRYFRGNLYANDILEFIEQSDILWKMCDNPLFCLVLASSLESRQSEADAQTPIPTISHTWLLSDYVMLLLERCGYDQKTSLKSLLELGELAYERMAGKTLPSEVDTLGTLNSCSPRLITAVMIQAPDKESDGDIYEFRNSVMQNFLAALSKRLNTPGIGLKGLLDEALMVTDGRLNTFSRFLLGLVSRKLTARLELEFGSFPSDATSVITQWLTEDVKRRLPNLEGKYYQSMFLNILHYLLEFGDTRVTRDVLEPIRTIKFNQCLLKPSDCVVLSRTLIHSEVIEELDLSSCLIQQKRLQQLDPLLRRCQILRLNENDLQDSGVRSLFNILNINACKIQTLELRSNHLTDDCLDGLFSALSTNCSLTQLYLSNSIQDEQHANRFTDEVLQKLVDRSAPQKQIRWLHNQDIGQDIAASSTASNVLTVITD, from the exons ATATCACAAAAATGAGAAAGTGCGAGAAGGGCTTGATCCTTAATTCCGTCTTGTTCATGCTTCTGATGGGAACGTTTCCTGAAATATATGTGGCATCTCCGCTCACGAAATTTAAGCCTGAGCATGCAAAGTACAAAGAGGACCCCAAGGAGACGGCAGAACTTGCGGTGTTCCGCAACCGTGAATTGGGAA GTCCGGTCTCGAGCACACTCCCGAATCCTAAAATGATTGAACGTTATGAGGAACAAACAGAAAGGCCTGcagttggcgctgtaatagatgGCGAAATTTTCGCATGGAGTCAAAGAAGGAAAG ATACGGGCCCGGCCAAATTAACTCCTCCTCAAGAGGTTCAAGGTCCTCGGCACCAGAGTAGAAAGCGTGCAGCAGGTGCGGTAGAAGATCTAGAAATTTATGGAGGGAGCAAAAGGAGAAAAG GAACGAGGCCGGACAGTTTCACCCTTCCTCGAGAGGCTGAAAGTCATAACAGAGAAATGACACACAACCAACTGAACGCGTTTGATGTCAACGCCGAGGCATGGGGAAGGGGTGATTCAATGGACGCAGCACGCAAATATACCCTTGATGCTCACTACACTGATGCCAAAACTGACATGGGCAGAATGAAGAACACGAATGAAGATCGACCATCAATTCTGCAAGAACAAGAATCAGACAAATTCgaagaaattcaaaataaaattg AAATTAAAGGACAGAAGAGAAGCGGGAGAAAAAGTCACTACCAGACGTCAAAAAAGCGGAGGAATGTAGAAGTTAATGTGGAGCAAGGAGAAGAGGGTGCGCCTAATATTATGGTCCGTACTGACGCCGAAAGTGGCATAGACAGAACGAAGCTTATGAAGGAAGATCAGTCAGCGACCTCACATGAAGCGAAGCAGAACACATTGGAAGGAAGCCAAG GAACTTTCCGAACCCATGTTGCAACACATGAACTGGCTGAAGATCACGCCGCAGAAATGAAACTTGGCCAGAACAGCGGGAAAGAAACGGTTGATACAAGAGAAGTTAACGGCGAACAAGGAGAGAACGGTGTCTCTAATATCATGAAGAGCACTGTTGGCAGAAGTGACGTCAGTAGAAGGAAGATGATGAATGAAGATCCCCGGTTGACCTCAGAAGAAATGCGGCTGGACACATTGGAAGGAAGCCAAA GGTATGGCTACGCCATGGCTAAATCTGCTAAAATGACCGTAGATCATGACGCAGAAGCGAACCACAACCGACAGAGAAGGAAGAAATATCTCAGGCTGCTACGggaaaagagaaaagcaaaagaTGGGAATTCCGGCCGAGATAACGGGACGGAATCTGATACTGTTCACAGCACTCCTGCCGGAACTGAGGTCCGAACACCTAAATTAATGG ATAACACAGAGGGAGAGTGCCGCAAAATCTATCTCCCTGTCGCCATCATAATGTCATTTCTAGGAGGAGTACTTGCCGCATTTGTAGTGATTTGTTGCTGTTTGAAACGGAGATATTGTCAGCAAGGCTACGAACGCCCTGCATCCGAAG AAGATATATCTCGTAATATGACACCAATACTGGAGGGATGCACCGATCTCAAGCTGTACAGAATTACAGAAGTCCACCGAGTGAGACTAGAATCGCTAACTGAAGACGTCGTGGAGAATATTAGTGAGACGCTCTTAAAGGGAAATGTGATAACGGAATTAAACCATGAG GAAATCAGAAAGTTGACGAGAAGTGACCGAAGACAAGATGCTTCGAAACTGCTTTTGAAATCGGTGCTCGACAGAAACTTTTGGGAATGCAGGATGTTCTGTAGggaacttgccaaaatgcaagaAAAACAACAAAGCCTTATAAGTGTTCTGGAGCAGTCCGTCGAGGAAG AAACGGTTCTGCAACACAGATACACTCTCCGAATTCAAAGTAAGAAACTGAGAGATGCATGCACACAAGGAAACAAAATGCCCAAGTCACGTTTAATTGATGACATCTACACTGACCCAAAGATTACTCGGCCACAACCTGAACACGATAGTCGAACAGGAGAAAGTAAGAAGCACGTTCGAGAATTTAAAACCCATGAACTATTGAGAATTATCAACACTGACTCTGAGAAGAACACCATCGCCGTCGTCTGTGGGGCTGCAGGGACTGGCAAAAGCACCATGATACAGAAGATAATCCATGACTGGGCCACGAAAAACAAACAAGAAAACTTCAAGTTTGTCTTTCATTTTAAAGTTCACAacttaaatgcaaaaaaatgtgGAATAACTTTAAACACCTTGATCCTTGACCAATATCCTTACCTGGAAGATTTTCTTGAAAAACTGTGGAAAGAACCCAAAAGCATATTGTTTATATTTGATGATTTGGACCAACTAGATCGGCCCGTTATTTtctcagaaaatgagaaaaacatAGATCCACGACATCATTGTCTCGGACCCGAGTCTTATTGCTTCGTGTCAGACATCGTGCAAAGTCTCATACAGGGAGACTTGTTGAAAGGGTGTTCAGTGCTTTTCACAATCCAGCCTTTCAAACTGGATCCTCTGTGTCAGTTAACCTTAGATTCAACTTTCCAAATCGGGGTATTCAACTCTGAGAAAGCAAAAGAATATTTTCGCCGTTATTTCCGGGGTAATCTATACGCGAACGATATTCTGGAATTCATTGAGCAGAGTGACATCTTGTGGAAGATGTGCGATAACCCTCTGTTTTGTTTGGTCCTCGCCTCGTCGCTGGAGTCTCGCCAATCAGAAGCTGACGCTCAGACACCAATCCCCACCATAAGCCACACTTGGTTGCTCTCTGACTACGTCATGCTCCTTCTCGAGAGATGCGGATATGATCAGAAAACCTCTCTAAAGAGTTTGCTTGAACTGGGAGAACTGGCCTACGAACGAATGGCTGGTAAAACACTTCCGTCTGAAGTCGACACATTAGGGACACTGAATTCTTGTTCTCCCAGATTGATCACTGCGGTTATGATCCAGGCTCCAGACAAGGAGAGTGATGGCGATATTTACGAATTCAGGAACTCTGTTATGCAGAACTTCCTTGCTGCACTATCGAAAAGACTAAATACTCCAGGAATTGGACTGAAAGGGTTACTCGACGAAGCACTCATGGTCACTGACGGCAGACTCAATACATTTTCACGTTTTCTTCTTGGGCTGGTTTCGCGGAAGCTAACTGCTCGCCTTGAGTTGGAATTTGGTTCATTTCCTTCTGATGCCACTTCTGTTATCACACAGTGGCTCACGGAAGATGTCAAACGGCGCTTACCGAACCTGGAAGGGAAGTATTACCAAAGCATGTTTTTAAATATACTGCACTACTTACTTGAATTTGGAGACACTCGAGTAACCAGGGACGTGCTGGAGCCGATTAGAACAATTAAATTCAATCAATGCCTCCTCAAACCTTCCGACTGTGTGGTTTTATCGAGAACTTTGATCCACTCTGAGGTGATTGAAGAGCTGGATCTCAGTTCATGCCTAATACAACAGAAGAGACTCCAACAACTGGACCCATTGCTGCGCAGATGTCAAATTCTCAG acTCAATGAGAATGACCTGCAAGATTCAGGCGTGAGAAGTCTCTTTAATATTCTGAACATAAATGCCTGCAAAATACAAACTCTGGA GCTGAGATCCAATCATCTCACAGATGATTGTCTGGACGGGCTGTTCTCCGCACTCAGCACAAATTGTTCATTGACGCAGCTGTACCTGAGCAATTCCATTCAGGATGAGCAACACGCTAATCGGTTCACCGATGAAGTACTGCAGAAACTTGTAGATAGAAGCGCACCTCAGAAACAAATCAG ATGGTTACACAATCAAGATATTGGACAGGACATCGCAGCGTCTTCCACTGCATCGAATGTTTTAACTGTAATAACAGATTAA